CAGCAAGAAATGTTCATGTGGAAGAACCATGAAAAGAATGGGCAAACCGCTTGGCCGCAGCGATGACATGCTCATAGTCAAAGGAGTAAACGTATTCCCGTCACAAATTGAGGCTGTACTTCTTAAAAATGGATACGAAGCTAATTATCAAATTATCGTCTCTCGTATCAATAACAGTGACGTCTTAGATATCAATGTTGAGATGACACCAGAAAAATTCTCCGACACTATCGGAGAAATCTCCGCTGCAGAGAAGGTTCTTGTTAACGACTTAAGAGCAGTTCTTGGCATTTTTGCCAGAGTTCACCTTGTTGCACATAAGAGTATCGTTCGCAGTGAGGGAAAAGCGGTGAGTGTGATAGACAAACGCAATCTATATTAAGGAGAAAAGGAGGAAGTATTATGCCAAAAACAGTAAAACAAATTTCTGTGTTCCTCGAAAATAACCCTGGACAGCTTGCAGATTTAACGAAATTATTAAGTGAGCACAACATTGATATGAGAACTCTTTCTATCGCTGAAGCGGAAGATTTCGGAATAGTAAGAATGATTGTAAATAACCCGGAAGAAACAATGACAAGGCTCAAAAATGCCGGCTATGTGGCCTCTATCACCCCAGTACTTGCTGTAGCGGTTCGTGATGAACCGGGTGGGCTATATGAAATCTTAGAAATTATGAGAAAAGACGGCGTCAATTTAGAGTATGCATATGCTTTCATCGCAAAAAAGAAGATCGGAGCATACTTAATCTTTCATGTCAGTGATGCTGATACAGAAAAAGCTGCAAAAGTTCTCTCTAAAAATAATATTCCGCTTATTACTCAGGAGGAACTTGATTTAATTTAAGGCGAGAGTATCCTGCTGGAAGCATGACACTTCCATTCAAGGCTTGACTTAAATCTAAATTAAAGTAAAATGCTTTACGTTACTTATGATAAAAATATCGTTTTTTTGCCGGTGTAGCTCAGTTGGTAGAGCAGCTGACTTGTAATCAGCAGGTCGGAGGTCCGAGTCCTCTCGCCGGCTCCAGAAATACGAAGGCATTCAGAACATGACGTTCTGAATGCCTTTTTTATCTTCACTTTTTATAAGTTCTTACGTTTTAATAACATTTTTTAATGTTTAACATTGCCTATTGCAATTTCTGTATAACAGTGATAGCATTTCACACAATAACAACCGTTTGGAGCGATTTTATGAAATCAAGCGTCTGCCTTACAATCAATACAAACAACTGCTGGTGGCTTAAC
The window above is part of the Synergistaceae bacterium genome. Proteins encoded here:
- a CDS encoding acetolactate synthase — translated: MPKTVKQISVFLENNPGQLADLTKLLSEHNIDMRTLSIAEAEDFGIVRMIVNNPEETMTRLKNAGYVASITPVLAVAVRDEPGGLYEILEIMRKDGVNLEYAYAFIAKKKIGAYLIFHVSDADTEKAAKVLSKNNIPLITQEELDLI